One part of the Caldisericia bacterium genome encodes these proteins:
- the tdh gene encoding L-threonine 3-dehydrogenase has product MKAIVKEREGKGFVLKNVDEPEIKQPDELLIKIKAASICGTDVHIYDWTEWAKNRIKPPLIVGHEFSGEVVEVGSGVKRFRPGDFVSAETHIYCGHCRMCLNGNQELCENLKVIGVDRDGVFTEYVVLPERVVWKNPPDISEEVASIQEPLGNALDTVLAEDISGKSVAIVGVGPIGLMAVALSRVLGATKIFVSDLSDYHLNLSKKLGADVTVNVKKESFVERVMDETKGMGVDVGLEMSGSEAGLKDLLKVVSPLGRISLLGIFDGDVKIDITNDVVLKKLRLYGIHGRKIFGTWFKVRKLLSSGKLDITPVITHKFKLEDFEKGFEVMKNKESGKVILIP; this is encoded by the coding sequence ATGAAAGCAATAGTTAAGGAAAGAGAAGGGAAGGGTTTTGTTCTTAAAAATGTGGATGAACCAGAGATAAAGCAACCTGATGAATTATTAATAAAGATAAAGGCTGCAAGTATATGTGGAACTGATGTTCATATATACGATTGGACTGAGTGGGCTAAAAATAGAATTAAACCTCCACTAATAGTTGGACATGAGTTTTCAGGAGAAGTAGTTGAAGTTGGTTCAGGGGTAAAAAGATTCAGACCAGGGGATTTTGTTTCAGCTGAAACACACATCTACTGCGGACATTGCAGGATGTGTCTTAACGGGAATCAGGAACTCTGTGAAAATCTAAAGGTTATTGGAGTGGATAGAGACGGTGTGTTTACTGAATATGTGGTGCTTCCAGAAAGGGTTGTATGGAAAAATCCTCCAGATATTTCAGAGGAAGTTGCTTCTATTCAGGAACCCCTCGGCAATGCTTTAGATACAGTACTTGCAGAGGATATATCTGGAAAAAGTGTGGCAATTGTAGGCGTTGGTCCCATTGGTTTAATGGCTGTAGCTCTTTCCAGAGTCCTTGGAGCAACAAAAATATTTGTTTCAGACTTGAGTGATTATCATCTCAACCTTTCAAAAAAGTTGGGTGCAGATGTAACTGTAAATGTAAAGAAAGAGTCCTTTGTTGAGAGAGTAATGGATGAAACAAAAGGAATGGGCGTAGATGTTGGACTTGAAATGTCTGGAAGTGAAGCAGGATTAAAGGACTTGCTAAAAGTTGTTTCACCCCTTGGAAGAATTTCACTACTTGGAATATTTGATGGAGATGTAAAGATAGATATAACAAATGATGTGGTTCTAAAGAAGTTAAGATTGTATGGAATTCACGGAAGGAAAATATTTGGGACATGGTTTAAGGTAAGGAAACTCCTTTCATCTGGCAAACTTGATATAACCCCTGTAATAACTCATAAATTTAAACTTGAAGACTTTGAAAAAGGTTTTGAGGTTATGAA
- a CDS encoding DJ-1/PfpI family protein — protein sequence MKHVLALFLILIILFSSYSCSGGGKMEKLKGKKIVMIIAPENFRDEEYQIPKEIFESYGISVTTASTRTGKAKGMLGAEVNLEYTILDLRPSDFDAVVVVGGVGSREYLWNSPEVINFVKKAYELEKIVAAICLSPVVLAKAGILRDKKATVYPDREAIELLKENGANYTGKGVEVDGRIVTGNGPKMAKHFAEEIVKLLEKQ from the coding sequence TCTCATCCTATTCATGTTCAGGAGGTGGAAAAATGGAGAAATTGAAGGGAAAGAAAATAGTAATGATCATCGCACCAGAAAACTTTAGAGATGAAGAGTATCAAATACCAAAAGAGATATTTGAAAGTTATGGAATATCTGTAACCACTGCATCCACAAGGACTGGTAAGGCAAAAGGAATGCTTGGTGCAGAAGTGAATCTGGAGTATACAATACTTGACTTAAGACCATCAGATTTTGACGCAGTTGTTGTGGTTGGAGGAGTTGGCTCAAGAGAGTATCTATGGAACAGTCCTGAAGTTATAAACTTTGTAAAAAAAGCCTATGAACTGGAAAAAATTGTTGCAGCAATATGTCTTTCACCAGTAGTACTTGCCAAAGCTGGAATCTTAAGAGATAAAAAGGCAACTGTTTATCCTGATAGGGAAGCAATAGAGCTACTTAAAGAGAACGGCGCAAATTACACAGGAAAAGGTGTTGAGGTGGATGGAAGGATAGTTACTGGAAATGGTCCAAAAATGGCGAAACATTTTGCGGAGGAAATAGTTAAATTATTAGAGAAACAATAG
- a CDS encoding carboxypeptidase regulatory-like domain-containing protein → MKKTLVLILAILLLALSFSYGCGPKKPETGKIKGTVMDSEGNPVAEATVTLEGGEGEENTDITLDDGNFLIEVSPGTYTLKIEKEGFETVKKDVEIKAGETVEISLTIKKKEEKPVFKSPTDLKSYHIIIYAGPKKEEAKKVFELWKDDNGDKIRVVALQDEENPTEVIKVGDDYAMKVGDAWSKNQPGLKGFFNNLLNNFEQNLKASKDTLRDFENYTTENDSLLPLEYKIEKLGNKMVNGYKSTGYRIIMILKKGNELKEPVFDTEIWTISTGKYKDYITKQDILLTTQDGSFYYRYDFFDIGKKQNIIMP, encoded by the coding sequence ATGAAAAAAACTTTAGTCTTGATTCTTGCAATTTTACTTTTAGCATTGTCTTTCTCATATGGATGTGGCCCTAAAAAGCCAGAGACGGGGAAGATTAAAGGAACAGTTATGGATTCAGAAGGAAATCCGGTGGCAGAAGCAACTGTTACTCTTGAGGGAGGAGAGGGAGAAGAAAATACAGATATAACCCTTGATGATGGAAATTTTTTAATTGAAGTTTCTCCTGGTACATACACTCTTAAAATAGAAAAAGAGGGCTTTGAAACAGTGAAGAAGGATGTTGAGATTAAAGCTGGAGAAACAGTAGAAATTTCTCTTACCATAAAAAAGAAAGAGGAAAAACCGGTATTTAAATCACCCACAGATCTTAAAAGTTACCATATTATCATTTACGCTGGACCAAAAAAAGAGGAGGCTAAGAAAGTCTTTGAACTATGGAAAGATGATAATGGCGATAAAATCAGAGTTGTTGCTCTTCAGGATGAAGAAAACCCCACTGAAGTAATAAAGGTAGGGGATGATTATGCAATGAAGGTTGGTGACGCATGGAGTAAGAATCAACCAGGTTTAAAGGGATTCTTCAATAACCTTCTTAACAACTTTGAGCAGAATCTTAAGGCATCAAAAGATACCTTAAGAGATTTTGAAAATTACACGACCGAAAATGACTCACTTCTTCCCCTTGAGTACAAAATTGAAAAACTGGGAAACAAAATGGTGAATGGATACAAATCAACTGGATACAGAATTATAATGATACTAAAGAAAGGGAATGAATTAAAAGAGCCAGTATTTGATACGGAAATCTGGACAATATCAACAGGAAAGTATAAAGATTATATAACAAAGCAGGATATTCTTCTTACTACTCAGGATGGATCTTTTTATTATAGATATGATTTCTTTGATATAGGGAAGAAACAGAATATAATAATGCCTTAA
- a CDS encoding ribbon-helix-helix protein, CopG family — protein sequence MLEVKISLTEELEEKFREVEEKRKMSKEEILLEALQMYLPRILKAPAMNPKVLKAVEIQEKLALKDSIVWDSSEVLRRWRETK from the coding sequence ATGCTTGAAGTAAAAATTAGCCTTACCGAAGAATTGGAAGAAAAATTCAGAGAGGTTGAGGAAAAAAGAAAAATGAGCAAGGAAGAAATCCTACTGGAGGCACTTCAGATGTATCTACCAAGAATTCTTAAAGCTCCCGCTATGAATCCAAAAGTACTTAAAGCTGTAGAAATTCAAGAGAAACTTGCATTAAAAGACTCTATAGTCTGGGATAGTAGTGAGGTGTTAAGGAGATGGAGGGAGACAAAATGA
- a CDS encoding type II toxin-antitoxin system VapC family toxin — MIPERVVIDTSVVLKWIRKEKMEKYVKEAKKLRDYYLKGIVEIIIPDFIFYEFTNVLRYKVDLTEEEVYEGVKSLFDMGFEIKQADPETIKESVYISFKYAIPITEAYYVALAEKEKAFLVTADDHLKEILKDKRNVLHVKELGLI, encoded by the coding sequence ATGATTCCAGAAAGAGTAGTGATTGATACTTCTGTTGTATTGAAGTGGATTAGAAAGGAAAAGATGGAGAAGTATGTTAAAGAAGCGAAGAAACTGAGAGATTATTACTTAAAGGGAATTGTTGAAATAATAATTCCGGACTTTATTTTTTATGAATTCACCAATGTATTAAGATACAAGGTGGACCTTACAGAAGAAGAAGTATACGAAGGAGTAAAGAGTTTGTTTGATATGGGTTTTGAAATCAAACAAGCTGATCCAGAAACTATAAAAGAAAGTGTTTATATATCATTCAAATATGCAATACCAATAACAGAAGCATATTATGTTGCTCTCGCTGAGAAAGAAAAGGCGTTTCTTGTAACTGCAGATGACCATCTTAAAGAAATTCTTAAAGATAAAAGAAATGTGCTTCATGTTAAAGAATTAGGTCTTATATGA